GTTGTGTGGAAAAGGGGTCAGATGAAGCCGATGTCGGCCAGGTACCGGCAGCCGCGGCGCAGCAGCTCGGGATTCTTGCTCGGGTAATGGGCACCCATGCGCCGTACCCCGTCACGGGCGTTGGCATGGACAATCCCGGAGATGTCGCCGATGTCTTCCTCGAAACCGTCCAGGTAGAAGCCCAGGACGTCGTACAGCGCGTTGTCGCGGTCGACCCGGCGCAACTGGTGTTGCCACTGCTCGACGCTCACCAGCTCGAAGGCATGGCCCTGCTCACGGAACGAGGCCAGGTAGTCGCGCCAACGTAGTGGCTCGGGGTTGTGCAGGTTGAACACGCATTGCCCGGCCTGGTGGCGGCTGCTGTGGAAGGCGATGAAGCGCGAGAGGAAGTCCACCGGCATCAGGTCGAAGTCGATCTCCAGGCCTGGTACCTGCCCTAGTTGCAACGAGCCCTTGAGCATCAGCATCAGGCGATTGCGCTGGGGCTGGCAGGCGCCGGTACGGCTGTCGAAGGTGATGTTCCCCGGGCGGAACAGGTTGACCCACACCCCCTGTGCGCGGGCGCGGCTGAGGATACGTTCGCCGACCCACTTGCTCAGGTTGTAGCCGTTGCGGATGTAGATCGGCGGGGTGCTTGCCGGGCCGTCCTCCAGTACCTGGCCATGGCTGTCCACGGCACTGCAGGCGGAGAGGGTGGAGACGAAGTTGAAGATCTTCTTGCGCCGCCCCTCGCACAGGCGCAGGCACTCGAACAACGGCTCGATGTTGTCGGCGGCCAGTACCTGGTAATCGAGCACATGGTTGACCTGCGCGGCGTTGTGCAGCAGGGCCCCATAGCCTTCGTCCAGGTAGTCGTAATCGGCCTCTGCCAGGCCCAGGCGCGGCTTGCGCAGGTCGGCATCGAATACCTTGATGCGCGACAGGTCGAGGGTGATGTGGTTGTCACGCAGCGACCGGGCAAAGCGCTCGGCGGCATCCACACCCTCGGCACTGCGCACCAGGCAGGCCACCTCGGTCGCCCCCCAATCCAGCAGGGCTTCGACCAGGTGCACGCCGAGGAAGCTGTTGGCCCCGGTGACGATCACCTTGTGCACATCGCCCAGGCGCTCGACTGGCAATACCTGCAGGTCGAGGTCGCGGTTGGCGTCCTGTTCCAGGCGCTCCAGCGAGTGCTGTTGCACCGTGTCGTCACCATCGAGCAGCGCCCCCAACCGCTGCAGGGTCGGTTGTTCGATGAAGCGATTGATCGCCACGCCCTGGCCGAAACCTTCGCGCACCGCCAGCAGCAACCGCGACAGCAGAATCGAATGGCCGCCGAGGTTGAAGAAGCTGTCATCGATGGAAATGTCTGCTTCCGGCAGTTCCAGCAGTTCGCTCCACAGGCCCCGCAAGCGATGTTCGGTGGCGGTGCCCGGTTGCAGGCAATGGCGGGTGGGCAGGGCCAGTGGTCGCTGCGACAGCGCCTGGCGATCCACCTTGCCATTGGCGGTGTAGGGCATCTGCTCCAGCACCTGGTAGATCATCGGGCGCATGTAGTCGGGCAGGTGCTGCTCGGCGTGCGCGCGCAGTTGCTGTTCGGCATCTGCGCCGTGGCCATGGGCGACGAACGCAAGCACGCGGCGCTGGGCGTCAATCACCACCGCCACCTGGGCGAACAGCTGGCTGTCGCGCAGGCAGTGTTCGATCTCTTCCGGCTCAACGCGAAAGCCGCGGATCTTTACCTGGTTGTCACGGCGGCCGGACAACTCGATGCCTTGGGTGGTCCACTTGCCGATATCACCCGTGCGATAGGCACGCAATGCACGGCCATCGGGCAGGCACAGCTCGACGAAGCGTTCGGCGGTCAGGGCCGGGTTGTTCAGGTAGCCGAGCCCGACGCCAGGGCCGGTGATGTAAAGCTCACCCGCAACCTGCTGCGTGACCGGCCGCAGGTCTTCGTCGAGGATCAAAACCTGGGTGTTGGCGATGGGCAGGCCGAGGTTGCGGTTGCTTTCGCCGCTGGCGAACACCCGGGTAGTTGCCAGCACGGTGGTTTCGGTCGGGCCATAGATGTTGTGCATCCGGCATTGCCCGGACAGCCGGACGATGACTTCCGGTTCGCAGACATCGCCGCCAGTGACCAGATGCTTCAAGCCCAGGTGTGTATCACGCGACAGGATGCTCAACAGGGCCGGCGGCAGAAATGCGTGGGTGACGGCCTGGCTGTGGATAAGTCGCACCAGCTGTTGCGGGTCACGGCGCTGGTCTTCGTTGGGTAGCACCAGTTCGGCACCGCAGGCGAAGGTGGGCAGGATATCCAGCAGGGAAGCGTCGAAGCCGATGGTGGAGAACTGCAACACCCGGCTGTGCCGGTCCAGTGCCACGTGCTCGCGGTACCAGGCCATGAAGTGCGCCAGGTTGCCCTGGCTGAGCAACACACCCTTGGGCAGGCCCGTGGTACCGGAGGTGTAGATCGCCACGCAGGCCTGGCCGGCGCAGGCCGGGCGTTGTGCCAGGGAGGGCAGTTGGGCGTCCTCGGCGATCGACAGCGCACGGACATCCAGGTGCGCGATACCCACGGGCTCCTGGCCGTCATGTAGTACTACACAGGCTTTGGCGTCGGCCAGGATGCGTTGACGGCGTTCGGCCGGGGTCGCCGGGTCCAGGGGTAGGTAAATGGCCGAACAGCCCAGGATCGCCAGCAAGCTGGCATAGAGCTCGGGTGACTTGGCCATGCACACGGCGACCACCGGAGGGTGCTCGCCCGCTTCTGGCAACAGCGGCAGCAGCACACGCTGGATCGCGACGGTGCGGGCATGCAGCTGCCCATAGCTGTAGCGCTGGCCGTCGCGGTTCAACGCTGTGCGTTCGGCGTGTTGGCGCAGGCTGTGCTCCAGTTGCCCGATCAAGCCGGTCTCGGCCTGTTCCAGGAGGTCGGCGCGCAGCGTGCGGTTGAACGGGTGCCGGTAGGCCAGCGCCTCCAGCCAGTCCAGGCCATGTTCGCGCTCCTGCACGCCGGGGCTGACGGCGGGAGCCTCCTGCAGGTACTGCGGGTTGCGGGCATAGCGGGTGACCTGCAGGGCGAGCAGGTCGTTCAGGGCTTGCAGGGCGTCCTCACGCAGCTGCTGGCCGTTGCCGGAGGCAGGCGACGGCACGGGCAGGCGTTCGATCAGCCGTTGGGCGCTGGCACTGCCGCACCAGCACAGGGTCTCGAGGCGTGGCAGGGTTTCGGCGAAGCTGGCGCCCAGGCGCAGCCTGAGCAAGGGCGTAGCGTCCAATGATTGCCAGTCGCTGCTGTTCAGCGCCAGGCTGCCGTCCTCCACCACCAGGTGCGGGCGAACAACCAGTTGCTGGCGCAAGGTTTCGGCGTTGTCGGCGATGGTGATGCCATGGCCATGTTCGCCGAGCTGATGGGCAAGCTGCCCCAGGGCGGGGCTGTTGCCCACCAGGAGTATGTCGAGGCGTCTCATGCAGGTGTCCTCAGGGCAGGTAGTCGCGCAGGGCGTGCTGTACGCAGGTCGACTCGAGCATCGAACTGGCACGGAAGAAGCGCAGGATGTTGCCCAGCAACGGGTGTTGGTGGTTGATCGGGTAGGCCAGCCCCAGAGCTTCTTCGCGCAAGGCCTGGCGTACCGTTTCGGTCACCGGCAGTGTGGCGATGAGGGCGTGGTCGAAGGCCTGTTGGATGTCGTTGGTCAGGTACTGGCGCAGGAACACTGGCAGCACGTCGGCGATCGCCTGGCGGTCGGCTTCGCTTGCCGCCTGCCAGTAGATCCGTGTCAGGCGTGCCCAGAAGCTCGAGTGGCGGCCCTCGTCGAGCAGGTGGTCGGCCATCAGACCTTTTACCGAGGGTTTGACCGAGTCGTCGCGGGCGAAGGCCGCCACATCGTCGGTCAGGGTGTTCTCGGCAATGCCCACGCAGATCAGCTCGACGGCGTCGCGCAGATCCTCGGGCACCTGCGCCAGGGCCGCCGGGATGGCCCGGCTGAGCTCGATCTCCTGAGGTAGGGCGATCGGTTCGACACCGGTCAGGGCGACGGTCTGCTGCAGGAAGTCCATGGCCACCAGGGCGTGGTAGTCCTCGTCCACCACCACGGTCATGGCGTCGTAGCGGCAGGCGAACGGGAAGCGCACGGCGAAGCGGTCCTTGGCGATGCGCCGTGCGGTGCGATCGACGATCTCGGTCTCGAAGATCACCACATCGTTGATGAACTTGTAGAGGCTCTGCACCAATACGAAGTCGCGCAGTTGCGGGCACTCGCGCTGGAAGGTGGCGCCAAGCACCAGGGGCTGGCGGCTGAGCGGGTAGATCAGCCGCTGGTCGTCCTCGACCAGGCGCCGGGGCCGGGTGCGGATGGTGGCGCGCTCTTCCCAGGCGTCGGCGAAGGAGCGGTATTCATGGGCGTTCATGGGGTGACCTCGGCGACAGGGGTTTGCAGCGACGCGCGCAGGCGGTCCCACAGGGCCATGCGGCTGTCCACCGCGGCGATGGCCGCGGCGTAGACGTCCTCCTGGCGCACCGGGTCGTGATCGACCAGGCGTGCCAGCAACTGCTCGGCGGCCGGACCGTGGTCTTCGGAGTCGACTTCGATATGCCGTTGCAGGTAGTAGCGGAAGGTGGGGGCCTGCTCGCTGCCGATGCCCCATTCGTCGAGGATCTGCTGGAACATCATCGGGATGACGCTTTCACGGCCATGCAGGAAGGCTGCGGCGACGCGGTGCGCGGGGGCGTCCAGGGCCACTTCGAGGGTGTCGCGCACGAAATGCTGGGCCGCTTCGCTGGCACCGGCGCGAGGCAGGGCGCTCAGCGCATCGACGCCCTGTTGCTGGAGGCTGATGAAGCGTTCGATCGCCTGGGTGCAGGCGCCAACCTCGCGCATGGCGTCCAGGTACAGCTCGAAGTGGCTGTAGTGACCGTGGTCGAGGCGGTCGTCGGATTCCTCGCCCAGCACGATCTCGTTGATCAGGCGGGCAGCGGCCGGGTCTGCCGGGGGCAGCCAGGGCAGGCTGACGCAGGTCAGTTCCTGTTGCAGGCGCTTGGTCAGCGACATGAAATCCCAGACGGCGAAAACGTGGGTCTCCATAAACCGGCGCAGGGTGTCGAGCGAGTCGATTTCGGAAAACAGCGGGTGCCGGGAAAGTGCAATCTTCTTGTTGGAAAGTGTGCTCTTCAATGTGCTCATGATGATGTCCGTTGTGGGTGTTTCGGGATTGTTATTTCACTGCGAGTTGTTCGTTCTGCCATATTCGAGGTGCACGAGGCCCTCGAAGCAAAATCGATATTGATGAACCTGCAGAGGCCATGGCTCAAGGTGTATCTCGGGTTTTGGCGCCTGGCTGTATAAAAGTTAGAGCAACTTCAAAGTTGTCGGCAAATGTTTTTTTAATTATTTTAAGTTTGTAATTATCGCGGGCAGATAGTGGCCATATAAAACTTTCGGGTAAGTTTTATTCAGGCAATAAGTGCTCCTTCCGATAATTAACTATCAGAAAAGAATACGACTGAGTGAATGCCTCACTCGGAGCACTGATAAACGGAGTCAGGGAAGGTTTGACTATTAAGGGGCGGCTGATCGCTTGCGGTCCTTGCCCCGGTACCGCGCTCCTTCTTCTGGTGGATAAAGTGCGGCCGACCAGGCCCGTCGGGTGATCAGCGGTCGGCGCGGGGTCTAGAGTGTGCCCAAAATGCTGGCACTGCCATGGCTTGCGGCAGCCATGACAACGCAAATGGATGTTTCCGGAGGGGTGTAAGCGTGCGCGGCTACAAACTGAGCAGGCCGAGGTGGGTGTTGATGATGCGCACCAGGCGCTGG
This genomic stretch from Pseudomonas entomophila L48 harbors:
- a CDS encoding diiron oxygenase, with protein sequence MNAHEYRSFADAWEERATIRTRPRRLVEDDQRLIYPLSRQPLVLGATFQRECPQLRDFVLVQSLYKFINDVVIFETEIVDRTARRIAKDRFAVRFPFACRYDAMTVVVDEDYHALVAMDFLQQTVALTGVEPIALPQEIELSRAIPAALAQVPEDLRDAVELICVGIAENTLTDDVAAFARDDSVKPSVKGLMADHLLDEGRHSSFWARLTRIYWQAASEADRQAIADVLPVFLRQYLTNDIQQAFDHALIATLPVTETVRQALREEALGLAYPINHQHPLLGNILRFFRASSMLESTCVQHALRDYLP
- a CDS encoding amino acid adenylation domain-containing protein, which produces MRRLDILLVGNSPALGQLAHQLGEHGHGITIADNAETLRQQLVVRPHLVVEDGSLALNSSDWQSLDATPLLRLRLGASFAETLPRLETLCWCGSASAQRLIERLPVPSPASGNGQQLREDALQALNDLLALQVTRYARNPQYLQEAPAVSPGVQEREHGLDWLEALAYRHPFNRTLRADLLEQAETGLIGQLEHSLRQHAERTALNRDGQRYSYGQLHARTVAIQRVLLPLLPEAGEHPPVVAVCMAKSPELYASLLAILGCSAIYLPLDPATPAERRQRILADAKACVVLHDGQEPVGIAHLDVRALSIAEDAQLPSLAQRPACAGQACVAIYTSGTTGLPKGVLLSQGNLAHFMAWYREHVALDRHSRVLQFSTIGFDASLLDILPTFACGAELVLPNEDQRRDPQQLVRLIHSQAVTHAFLPPALLSILSRDTHLGLKHLVTGGDVCEPEVIVRLSGQCRMHNIYGPTETTVLATTRVFASGESNRNLGLPIANTQVLILDEDLRPVTQQVAGELYITGPGVGLGYLNNPALTAERFVELCLPDGRALRAYRTGDIGKWTTQGIELSGRRDNQVKIRGFRVEPEEIEHCLRDSQLFAQVAVVIDAQRRVLAFVAHGHGADAEQQLRAHAEQHLPDYMRPMIYQVLEQMPYTANGKVDRQALSQRPLALPTRHCLQPGTATEHRLRGLWSELLELPEADISIDDSFFNLGGHSILLSRLLLAVREGFGQGVAINRFIEQPTLQRLGALLDGDDTVQQHSLERLEQDANRDLDLQVLPVERLGDVHKVIVTGANSFLGVHLVEALLDWGATEVACLVRSAEGVDAAERFARSLRDNHITLDLSRIKVFDADLRKPRLGLAEADYDYLDEGYGALLHNAAQVNHVLDYQVLAADNIEPLFECLRLCEGRRKKIFNFVSTLSACSAVDSHGQVLEDGPASTPPIYIRNGYNLSKWVGERILSRARAQGVWVNLFRPGNITFDSRTGACQPQRNRLMLMLKGSLQLGQVPGLEIDFDLMPVDFLSRFIAFHSSRHQAGQCVFNLHNPEPLRWRDYLASFREQGHAFELVSVEQWQHQLRRVDRDNALYDVLGFYLDGFEEDIGDISGIVHANARDGVRRMGAHYPSKNPELLRRGCRYLADIGFI
- a CDS encoding DUF3050 domain-containing protein — encoded protein: MSTLKSTLSNKKIALSRHPLFSEIDSLDTLRRFMETHVFAVWDFMSLTKRLQQELTCVSLPWLPPADPAAARLINEIVLGEESDDRLDHGHYSHFELYLDAMREVGACTQAIERFISLQQQGVDALSALPRAGASEAAQHFVRDTLEVALDAPAHRVAAAFLHGRESVIPMMFQQILDEWGIGSEQAPTFRYYLQRHIEVDSEDHGPAAEQLLARLVDHDPVRQEDVYAAAIAAVDSRMALWDRLRASLQTPVAEVTP